The Stenotrophomonas sp. ZAC14D1_NAIMI4_1 DNA segment GTTTCCAGCTTGCGGCCGAACAGCTCAGGCGTGCGCCCGGTCATCAACCCGGCCAGGAACACGCCCAGCAGCAGGTACACGATGAACTGCTGCAGGCCGCAGCCGATACCGCCCCAGATCGCGCTGACCAGCATGTTGACCATCGCGATGCCACCGCTCAGCGGTGCCAGCGAATCGTGCATGCCGTTCACCGAGCCGTTGGAGACCTGGGTGGTCACGGCCGCCCACAGCGCGGTGCCGTCGGCGCCGAAGCGCACCTCCTTGCCTTCCATCAGCAGCGGCGTAGCCGCGCTGGCGCTGTGGCCCTCGCTCCACATCATCGCGCCGGTGGACAGCAGCGACATGCCGAGCATGCAGCTGAACACCAGGGCGCCGAAGCGGCGTCGGCCGGTGAACGCACCGATCATGAAGATCACCGCCATCGGGATCAGCAGGATGCCCACCACCTCCAGCAGGTTCGACACCGGGGTCGGGTTCTCCAGCGGGAAGCTGCTGTTCGGGCCGTACCAGCCGCCGCCGTTGGCGCCCAGCTGCTTGGCCGCGACCATCGCCGCCACCGGGCCCAGCGGCAGTTTCTGCTGCGCCATGCCGGCGCTGGCGTCGATCGGCGTGGCCTGCGGGCCGCCGGCCATCGTCGAGGGCACGCCCTGGCTGGTCAGCAACAGGGTCCAGACCAGGCACAGCGGCAACAGGAAGCGCACGCACAGGCGCACCACGTCCACGTAGTAGTTGCCCACCGGCACCTGCCGGTCACCGCCGGCCGCAGGCGCCGCCACGGTCTGCGGCGCCCGCGCGAACAGCGCCCGCAGCGTGGCCACCGCCAGCGCCAGGCCCATCATCGGCGTCACCACCTGCAGGCCGGTGATGCCGGTCATCTGCGAGAGGTAGGACAGCTGGGCCTGGCCCGAGTAGTGCTGCTGGTTGGTGTTGGTCAGGAACGAGATCATCGTGTGCAGCGCGGTGTCCCAGCGCATGTTCGGGATCTGGTCCGGGTTCAATGGCAGCCAGGCCTGGGTCATGAACACCGCCTGGGTCAGCACGGCCACCACCACGTTGCTCAGCACGAAGGCCAGCACGTAGCCGCGCCAGGACATCGAGCGCGTGGCATCCACGCCGAACAGCCGGTACAGCGGTTTTTCGATCCAGTGGAACAGCACGTCCACCTTCATCGGCGCGCCACGCATCACGCGCGCCAGGTACAGGCCCAGCGGCCAGGCCAGCAGCAGGCTGGCAGCAAGAATCACAAGCATCTCAGTCATGGCAGGCTCCGCTCAGAACGACTCGGGCCGCAGCACGACATAAAGGAGATAGGCGGCGGCAACCAGCACCAGCACGCCACAGAACAACGACAGCCAGGGGGACATGGGAAATGCGTCCTGGTGGAACCCCTCCACCTCAGGCCGCCATCGTCGTCCTGCCCCCCATAAACGCACTACGCGCCGGACGGGGCCGGCGCGTAAAGAGTGCATAAATTCCGATGTCGCCCGGGCCTCAACCGCCCGGGGCCATGCCCTTCAGTTCGCGGTAGCGCTGCAGGCTGGCGTCGATCTCGGCCTTCAGCGTCACCTGCTGCTGTTCGAAGCTGGCCTGCAGGCGCTGCTGTGCCTGCAGCTGGGCATGGCGCTGGCGGATCGCCTCGGCCTGCGTGTCGCCCACCTTGCCGCCGGCCAGCTCGCGATCGCCCGCCGCCCCCAGCAGGGTCACCAGCGAATCCCGCAGGCTGGTGACGTTGTAGCGGGCGGTGCTCAGGTTGTTGTCGAGCACCTCCTGGCGCTCGTTGAACACCTTGCGCAGTGCATCCTCGCTGCCGTAGGTCGACAACATGGCCTGCTCGGTACGCTGCTTGGTCTGCGCTGCCATCTGGTCCAGCTGCGCCTGCGCCGCCACGGTGGCGGCAGCGGCACGTTCGGCGTCGGTCAACGCGCGCTGTACCTGCGCGTTGCGCACGCCGCTGTTGGCATTGAACTCCTCACGGGCGTTGTTGACCGCGTCGGCCGGCAGCGAATCGCTGCAGATCCGCTCCTTGCCCTCGTTCCAGCAGTACAGCTTCTTTCCCGGCGCGCCGGACTGGGCCAGCAGGCTGGCCGGCAGCGCCAGCAGCAGGCCGGTGGCAACGATGGCAGGAACTCGGAACATGCGACCTTCCCCTGGGTCAGCGTGCGGAACGGACGCCGTACTGGGCCCGATAGGCTTCCAGCGGCTGCCGGTAGCCCACAAGTTCCGGGTTTCCGGAGGCGAAATCAAGCAGGTCGGCCAGGGTCGCCACGGCGATCACCGGGATGCCGGCTTCTTCGGCCACGGCCTGTGCGGCCGAGCGCGGGTCGGCTTCCGAGGCGATTTCCTGGCGGTCCAGCGCCACCACGATGCCGGCCGGGATGCCGCCCGCAGCGCGGATGATGGCCAGGGCTTCGCGGATGGCGGTGCCAGCGGTGATCACGTCGTCGACGATCAGCACGCGCTTGCCGGTCAGGTCGGCGCCGATCAGCTGGCCGCCTTCACCGTGGTCCTTCACTTCCTTGCGGTTGAACGACAGCGGCAGGTCGCGGCCACGCTGGGCCAGCTCGCAGGCCATCGCGGTGGCCAGCGGGATGCCCTTGTAGGCCGGGCCGAACACCACGTCGTACTTGATTCCGCTGGCGTCGATGGCATCCGAATAGCAGGCGCCCAGCTGGGACAGCAGCGAGCCGGAGTCGAAACGACCGGCATTGAAGAAATAGGGGCTCAGCCGGCCGGACTTGAGGGTGAACTGGCCGAAGCGCAGGGCGTCGGCGGTCAGGGCCAGCTGCAAAAAACGGTGGCGGTGGTCGCTCATCAAACTCGATTCGTCTTCATTTGGAGCACAAATCCTAATCCAGCTGGGCGTTCCGCGCTCGCCTGAGGCCCTGTGAAGGCCCTGCCGGGCCCGGCCGGCGGGCTGCGCGGGCCGCCGGGCAACCGGTATGCTTGCCCGGTTTCCCGCCGTAGGTTCATCCGCATGCGCATCATCAGCTTCAACGCCAATGGCATCCGCTCGGCCGCCACCAAGGGCTTCCTCGACTGGTTCCGGGCCCAGGACGCCGACGTTCTGTGCATCCAGGAGACCAAGGCGCAGGAGGACCAGCTCACCGATCCGATGTTCCGCCCCGACGGCCACCACTGCTTCTACCGCGACGCCATCACCAAGAAGGGCTACAGCGGCGTGGCGATCTACAGCAAGCGCGAGCCGGATCAGGTCATCACCTCGCTGGGCTGGGCGCCGTTCGACGACGAAGGCCGCTACATCGAGGCCCGCTTCGGCAATCTCAGCGTGGTCTCCTTCTATATCCCGTCCGGCAGCTCGGGCGACCTGCGCCAGGGCTTCAAGTTCGAAGTGATGGAATGGCTGCGGCCGATCCTGGAGGAGTGGGCGCGCAGCGGCCGCGACTACGTCCTGTGCGGCGACTGGAACATCGTCCGCTCGGCGCTGGACA contains these protein-coding regions:
- the kdpA gene encoding potassium-transporting ATPase subunit KdpA gives rise to the protein MTEMLVILAASLLLAWPLGLYLARVMRGAPMKVDVLFHWIEKPLYRLFGVDATRSMSWRGYVLAFVLSNVVVAVLTQAVFMTQAWLPLNPDQIPNMRWDTALHTMISFLTNTNQQHYSGQAQLSYLSQMTGITGLQVVTPMMGLALAVATLRALFARAPQTVAAPAAGGDRQVPVGNYYVDVVRLCVRFLLPLCLVWTLLLTSQGVPSTMAGGPQATPIDASAGMAQQKLPLGPVAAMVAAKQLGANGGGWYGPNSSFPLENPTPVSNLLEVVGILLIPMAVIFMIGAFTGRRRFGALVFSCMLGMSLLSTGAMMWSEGHSASAATPLLMEGKEVRFGADGTALWAAVTTQVSNGSVNGMHDSLAPLSGGIAMVNMLVSAIWGGIGCGLQQFIVYLLLGVFLAGLMTGRTPELFGRKLETPQVRLLALLVLLQPITLLVFTAITLAVPGLSGTSNPGFHGISQVFYEYVSAYANNGSGFEGLGDATPWWNLSCSLVLLLGRFPLLIIPLVVAAQLAAKRQAPESAGSLQIETPTFALTLVSVIVILTVLQFMPALVLGPIADHLSLGLH
- a CDS encoding potassium-transporting ATPase subunit F; translated protein: MSPWLSLFCGVLVLVAAAYLLYVVLRPESF
- the pyrE gene encoding orotate phosphoribosyltransferase, encoding MSDHRHRFLQLALTADALRFGQFTLKSGRLSPYFFNAGRFDSGSLLSQLGACYSDAIDASGIKYDVVFGPAYKGIPLATAMACELAQRGRDLPLSFNRKEVKDHGEGGQLIGADLTGKRVLIVDDVITAGTAIREALAIIRAAGGIPAGIVVALDRQEIASEADPRSAAQAVAEEAGIPVIAVATLADLLDFASGNPELVGYRQPLEAYRAQYGVRSAR
- a CDS encoding exodeoxyribonuclease III, whose amino-acid sequence is MRIISFNANGIRSAATKGFLDWFRAQDADVLCIQETKAQEDQLTDPMFRPDGHHCFYRDAITKKGYSGVAIYSKREPDQVITSLGWAPFDDEGRYIEARFGNLSVVSFYIPSGSSGDLRQGFKFEVMEWLRPILEEWARSGRDYVLCGDWNIVRSALDIKNWKSNQKNSGCLPEERDWLNGLCADHGQATDVATGRGWADAYRLLHPAGEDYTWWSNRGAARANNVGWRIDYQFITPGLRDRLRSCSIYRDERFSDHAPFTVDYDL